One Eurosta solidaginis isolate ZX-2024a chromosome 5, ASM4086904v1, whole genome shotgun sequence DNA segment encodes these proteins:
- the LOC137254250 gene encoding uncharacterized protein produces the protein MENLKRVLLFEAIESSLHSRQGSYRKKKRDNLIVIQDLRRQQLLILAALEENTLNRSLWKLNRYSFFWEEICAVDDHHFKAYFRMTHSSFEKLCGFLGILRKADTNWRTAISLQKRVAIALFTLGSAAEYRVVSELFGVGKSTVCAIFLEFCEEVWQALSTRYIKKLPPTQETVDEYVDGFHSLGFPQCLGAIDGCHIEVRPNASDTTDYFNYKGWYSIVLLALVDYRYRFIYINIGAPGRCNDSQIYNSSLLKKVLIEDEVLAANKKNISGVQMPICILGDSAFKFSTTLMKPYAFSTDLSEEKKLYNYMLSKCRRVAENAFGHVKARFRRIGKGIDNEIGNAPSIVQAACVLHNFLNEENDTINQMWLENLREYDRNREYPTHSVVIGDNEPSAENIRQALCRYFGSNVAFEVDGPGDGENGDGGVDDDGVGDPADISEIDDFESIDDSVLE, from the exons atggaaaatttgAAACGTGTGTTGTTATTTGAAGCCATAGAATCAAGTTTACATTCACGCCAAGGTTCATATCGTAAAAAGAAGAGGGATAACTTAATAGTTATCCAGGATTTAAGAAGACAGCAGCTTTTGATCCTAGCTGCATTGGAGGAAAATACCTTAAATAGGTCATTGTGGAAGCTG AATCGATATTCATTCTTTTGGGAAGAAATCTGCGCCGTTGATGACCACCATTTCAAGGCATATTTTAGAATGACGCATTCCAGTTTTGAAAAGCTGTGTGGATTCCTCGGAATATTAAGGAAAGCTGATACGAACTGGCGCACAGCAATTTCTTTGCAAAAACGTGTAGCAATTGCTTTGTTTACCCTTGGGTCAGCTGCAGAATATAGAGTAGTGTCGGAGCTATTTGGTGTTGGCAAATCAACTGTGTGCGCCATTTTCCTAGAGTTCTGCGAGGAAGTCTGGCAAGCGCTATCTACACGGTACATTAAAAAACTTCCACCGACGCAAGAAACTGTTGACGAATATGTGGATGGATTTCATAGCCTTGGCTTTCCACAATGTTTAGGGGCGATTG ATGGCTGCCATATAGAAGTCAGACCAAATGCTTCTGACACAACGGATTATTTTAATTACAAGGGATGGTATTCCATTGTACTCCTAGCTCTTGTAGATTATAG ataCCGTTTTATTTACATCAATATTGGAGCGCCAGGACGATGCAACGACTCCCAAATATACAATTCATCTCTGCTGAAGAAGGTATTGATTGAGGACGAGGTACTCgctgcaaataaaaaaaacataagcgGAGTACAAATGCCTATATGCATTTTGGGAGACTCCGCATTTAAATTTTCCACAACGTTAATGAAGCCATATGCCTTTTCCACAGATTTGTCCGAGGAAAAAAAACTGTATAACTATATGTTATCAAAATGCAGAAGAGTGGCGGAAAATGCCTTTGGTCATGTAAAGGCTCGGTTTCGTCGAATTGGAAAGGGCATAGATAATGAAATTGGTAACGCCCCGAGCATTGTGCAGGCGGCCTGTGTTTTGCACAATTTCCTCAATGAAGAAAACGACACCATTAACCAGATGTGGTTGGAAAATTTGAGGGAGTATGACCGAAACCGGGAATATCCTACACATAGTGTTGTGATTGGCGATAACGAACCCTCTGCCGAAAATATTAGACAAGCGCTGTGTCGTTATTTTG GATCCAATGTCGCTTTCGAGGTTGATGGTCCTGGTGACGGAGAAAATGGAGATGGAGGCGTTGACGACGACGGAGTAGGTGATCCGGCCGATATCAGTGAAATTGATGATTTCGAGTCAATAGATGATTCTGTtttggaataa